From a single Nostoc edaphicum CCNP1411 genomic region:
- the ndhI gene encoding NAD(P)H-quinone oxidoreductase subunit I, producing MLKFLKQVGDYAKETVQAARYIGQGLSVTFDHMRRRPITVQYPYEKLIPGERFRGRIHFEFDKCIACEVCVRVCPINLPVVDWAFDKASKKKKLNHYSIDFGVCIFCGNCVEFCPTNCLSMTEEYELATYDRHELNYDSVALGRLPYKVTDDPMVTPLRELVYLPKGVLEPHGLPADAPRAGARPEDLVEQTEK from the coding sequence ATGCTCAAGTTCCTGAAACAAGTTGGTGATTACGCCAAAGAAACGGTACAAGCTGCGCGTTACATTGGTCAGGGGCTTTCTGTTACCTTTGACCACATGCGGCGGCGTCCGATTACCGTACAGTACCCTTACGAAAAACTGATTCCTGGCGAACGGTTTCGCGGTAGAATTCACTTTGAATTTGATAAGTGCATCGCCTGCGAAGTTTGCGTTCGCGTTTGTCCGATTAACCTGCCTGTAGTAGATTGGGCATTCGACAAGGCCAGCAAAAAGAAAAAACTCAACCACTACAGCATTGACTTTGGAGTTTGTATCTTTTGCGGTAATTGTGTGGAATTTTGCCCCACTAACTGTCTATCCATGACAGAAGAGTATGAGCTTGCCACTTACGATCGCCATGAATTGAACTATGACAGCGTAGCGCTAGGTCGTCTGCCCTATAAGGTAACAGATGACCCAATGGTTACACCACTGCGTGAACTAGTTTACCTACCCAAGGGCGTCCTCGAACCACATGGACTTCCCGCTGATGCGCCACGTGCAGGTGCGCGTCCAGAAGACCTGGTAGAACAAACAGAAAAATAA
- a CDS encoding GNAT family N-acetyltransferase, producing MEVSGRNINYSLNPPPTLEDFPVLQTEKYTLRLASTKEELESIFRLRFEVFNLELGLGFSTSNFTQMDIDKFDAVCHHLILISKQTGKTIGTYRMQTYTMASQRLGFDAADIFNLNAIPNSVLQASVEVGRTCITKEYRNSQALLLLWEGLANYLIWSKNQYFFGCASLLTQSPWQATCAYDYFRQNGLMHPSILVYPNSQFCLELPQNCLDSYTVEIPKILQAYLNIGAKICSLPAIDRQFKTIDFLTISNIADFVRWRYPNPLKKPLPLRIFQD from the coding sequence ATGGAAGTTTCTGGACGCAACATCAATTACTCACTGAATCCTCCTCCCACTCTTGAAGATTTTCCCGTCCTTCAAACTGAAAAATATACCCTACGCCTGGCATCAACCAAAGAAGAATTAGAATCAATTTTTCGGTTGCGCTTTGAAGTTTTTAATCTTGAACTGGGTTTAGGATTCTCTACTTCTAACTTTACCCAGATGGATATAGATAAGTTTGATGCGGTTTGCCATCATTTAATCTTGATTTCCAAACAAACTGGAAAAACCATTGGAACTTATCGGATGCAAACCTATACAATGGCTTCTCAAAGACTAGGCTTTGATGCTGCCGATATATTTAATCTTAATGCGATTCCCAATTCTGTGCTTCAGGCATCAGTTGAGGTTGGGCGTACATGTATAACTAAAGAATATCGCAATAGTCAGGCACTTTTACTACTCTGGGAAGGGCTGGCAAATTATCTCATCTGGAGTAAAAACCAATATTTCTTTGGCTGTGCATCATTACTAACACAAAGTCCCTGGCAAGCTACTTGTGCTTATGATTATTTTCGGCAGAATGGCTTGATGCATCCAAGTATTTTAGTTTATCCAAATTCACAGTTTTGTCTAGAACTGCCTCAAAATTGTCTAGATTCATATACTGTTGAGATTCCTAAAATTTTGCAGGCATACTTGAACATTGGAGCGAAAATATGCAGCCTTCCAGCTATTGATCGGCAGTTTAAGACTATTGATTTTTTAACTATATCTAATATTGCAGACTTTGTCAGATGGCGCTATCCAAATCCTCTCAAAAAACCCTTACCACTGAGGATTTTTCAAGATTAA
- the nuoK gene encoding NADH-quinone oxidoreductase subunit NuoK yields MQLQYFLLLAAALFCIGIYGLITSRNAVRVLMSIELLLNAVNLNLMAFSNFLDSTLIKGQVFTVFVITVAAAEAAVGLAIVLAIYRNRDTVDMEQFNLLKW; encoded by the coding sequence ATGCAACTCCAGTACTTTTTATTACTAGCAGCAGCTTTATTCTGCATCGGCATCTACGGTTTAATTACCAGCCGCAACGCTGTGCGGGTGCTGATGTCAATTGAGTTACTGCTCAATGCTGTTAATCTGAATTTAATGGCATTTTCCAACTTCCTCGACTCAACATTAATTAAGGGTCAGGTTTTCACAGTATTTGTGATTACCGTGGCCGCAGCCGAGGCGGCGGTGGGTTTAGCGATCGTGCTTGCCATTTATCGCAACCGCGATACCGTCGATATGGAGCAGTTTAATCTCCTGAAGTGGTAA
- a CDS encoding NADH-quinone oxidoreductase subunit J → MNLAEGVQFVSLGILGVMMIGAAIGVVLFSNIVYSAFMLGGVFISMAGIYLLLNGDFVAAAQILIYVGAVNVLILFAIMLVNKRQDFVAFPNSWVRKVLTGLVSVGLFGLLSTMVLATPWAYSTAPVAGGESSIILIGEHFFTDFLLPFELASILLLIAMVGAIILARREYLPDQLTRSDLGQTVLTLPERPRELVSTTSETKE, encoded by the coding sequence GTGAATCTAGCAGAAGGAGTACAGTTTGTATCACTTGGCATACTGGGCGTGATGATGATTGGGGCGGCCATTGGTGTAGTGCTGTTCTCTAACATCGTCTATTCTGCCTTTATGCTGGGAGGTGTGTTCATCAGCATGGCGGGAATCTACCTGTTACTGAATGGTGATTTTGTTGCTGCCGCACAAATACTAATTTACGTTGGTGCGGTTAATGTGCTGATTTTGTTTGCCATTATGTTGGTGAACAAGCGGCAGGATTTTGTAGCATTTCCCAACTCTTGGGTGCGGAAAGTACTTACAGGTTTAGTCAGTGTAGGATTGTTTGGTCTTTTAAGTACGATGGTGCTGGCTACTCCTTGGGCTTACTCTACTGCTCCTGTGGCGGGTGGTGAAAGTTCTATAATTTTGATTGGAGAACATTTCTTCACTGACTTTTTACTACCTTTTGAACTGGCTTCCATTTTGCTACTGATAGCGATGGTAGGAGCAATTATTTTGGCACGTCGTGAGTATTTGCCAGACCAACTGACACGATCCGATCTAGGGCAAACTGTTTTGACTTTGCCAGAACGCCCCAGAGAATTGGTATCAACAACCAGCGAAACAAAAGAGTAA
- the nuoH gene encoding NADH-quinone oxidoreductase subunit NuoH, with amino-acid sequence MNSGIDLQGTFIESLRDLGIPAGTAKAIWMPLPMILMLIGATVGVLVATWLERKISASAQQRIGPEYQGPFGLLVPVADGLKLVFKEDIVPAKSDPWLFTLGPIIVVIPVFLSFLIVPFGQNIVISNVGMGVFLWIALSSIQPIGLLMAGYASNNKYSLLGGLRAAAQSISYEIPLALAVLAIAMMSNSLSTVDIVNQQSGYGILGWNIWRQPIGFLIFWIAALAECERLPFDLPEAEEEIVAGYQTEYSGMKFGLFYLGSYVNLILSSLLVAILYLGGWDFPIPLNLIAGWLGVSELNPVFQIVTASLGITMTVFKAYLLVFVAILLRWTVPRVRIDQLLDLGWKFLLPVGLVNLLLTAALKLAFPFAFGG; translated from the coding sequence ATGAATTCAGGAATTGACCTCCAAGGAACTTTTATTGAATCCCTCCGGGATTTAGGTATACCAGCAGGAACAGCCAAAGCGATTTGGATGCCACTGCCAATGATACTGATGCTGATTGGGGCAACAGTGGGGGTGTTGGTAGCCACTTGGCTAGAACGAAAAATTTCCGCATCTGCACAGCAGCGAATTGGGCCAGAATACCAGGGCCCTTTTGGGTTGCTGGTGCCTGTAGCGGATGGTTTGAAGTTGGTATTTAAAGAAGATATAGTACCAGCCAAGTCTGACCCCTGGCTGTTTACCCTCGGCCCAATTATTGTTGTAATTCCGGTGTTTCTGTCGTTCCTGATCGTTCCCTTCGGGCAGAATATCGTAATTAGTAATGTGGGCATGGGCGTCTTCTTGTGGATTGCCTTGTCAAGTATTCAGCCCATTGGTTTGTTGATGGCTGGTTACGCATCTAATAACAAATACTCCCTCTTAGGGGGCTTGCGGGCAGCAGCGCAATCTATTAGTTATGAAATTCCTTTGGCGTTGGCGGTGTTAGCGATCGCTATGATGTCTAACAGCCTCAGCACCGTTGATATTGTCAATCAGCAATCTGGCTACGGCATTCTGGGCTGGAACATTTGGCGACAACCAATCGGTTTCCTGATCTTTTGGATAGCCGCCCTAGCTGAATGCGAACGATTACCCTTTGACTTACCCGAAGCGGAAGAAGAAATCGTTGCAGGCTATCAGACTGAATATTCAGGTATGAAATTCGGTCTTTTCTACCTGGGTTCCTACGTTAACTTGATCCTTTCTTCCCTGCTAGTAGCAATTCTCTACCTGGGCGGTTGGGACTTTCCAATTCCCCTCAACCTCATTGCTGGTTGGCTGGGAGTCAGTGAACTAAATCCTGTGTTCCAGATAGTAACTGCTTCTTTGGGGATTACAATGACCGTCTTCAAAGCCTATTTACTAGTGTTTGTCGCCATCCTGTTGCGCTGGACAGTGCCACGGGTACGGATTGACCAACTGTTAGATTTAGGATGGAAGTTTTTGTTACCAGTCGGTTTGGTTAATCTTCTATTAACCGCAGCTCTGAAACTAGCCTTTCCCTTCGCTTTTGGTGGTTAG
- a CDS encoding NAD(+) kinase, giving the protein MQLKQVIIAYKARDARSKQWAEICAKQLESRECHVLMGPSGPKDNPYPVFLASAGQPIDLALVLGGDGTVLTGARHLAPAGIPILGVNVGGHLGFLTESVEEFQDTEKVWDRLFEDRYAIQRRMMLQAAVYEGHGSNLEPVSERYLALNEFCVKPASADRMITSILEMEIDGEVVDQYVGDGLIISTPTGSTGYTVSANGPIMHDGMEAITVTPICAMSLSSRPLVLPPGSVVSIWPLGDYDLSTKLWTDGVLGTSIWPGHRVDVRMADCRAKFIILRENNSYYQTLREKLLWAGTRVHYNNNHRN; this is encoded by the coding sequence GTGCAACTAAAGCAGGTAATCATTGCTTATAAAGCGCGGGATGCCCGGAGTAAACAATGGGCAGAAATCTGTGCGAAACAACTAGAAAGTCGCGAGTGCCATGTGTTGATGGGGCCTAGCGGGCCGAAAGACAACCCCTATCCTGTCTTTTTGGCTTCAGCGGGTCAACCAATCGATCTCGCTTTGGTACTCGGTGGCGATGGTACTGTTTTAACTGGTGCCAGACATTTAGCCCCAGCGGGCATCCCTATTCTGGGAGTGAATGTGGGAGGTCATCTGGGGTTTTTAACTGAGTCAGTGGAAGAGTTTCAGGATACTGAGAAAGTTTGGGATCGGCTGTTTGAGGATCGCTATGCTATCCAACGACGGATGATGTTGCAAGCTGCGGTGTATGAGGGTCACGGGTCTAATTTGGAACCAGTGAGTGAGCGTTACCTGGCTTTGAATGAATTCTGTGTCAAACCCGCCTCCGCTGACCGAATGATTACTTCGATTCTGGAAATGGAAATCGACGGTGAGGTAGTCGATCAATACGTCGGGGATGGGTTGATTATTTCTACTCCTACAGGTTCTACTGGTTATACCGTTTCTGCTAATGGGCCAATTATGCATGATGGTATGGAGGCGATTACTGTTACTCCCATTTGTGCAATGAGCCTTTCTAGTCGCCCCCTCGTTTTACCCCCTGGTTCTGTGGTGAGTATTTGGCCTTTGGGGGATTACGATTTGAGTACCAAGCTGTGGACAGATGGAGTGTTGGGGACTTCGATTTGGCCAGGACACCGCGTTGATGTGCGGATGGCAGATTGTCGGGCTAAATTTATTATTTTGCGCGAGAACAATTCCTACTATCAGACGCTACGGGAGAAGTTGCTTTGGGCAGGTACAAGGGTTCATTACAACAATAATCACCGTAATTAA